Proteins found in one Coleofasciculaceae cyanobacterium genomic segment:
- the radA gene encoding DNA repair protein RadA, which translates to MAKAKQIYVCNNCAAEYSQWFGLCKECNEFGTISEEPVEIASGGGGYSRGGWQSGTRSNNKISGTAKPRASLKFSEINNDVQERFPSGYAEFDRVLGGGVVPGSLVLIGGDPGIGKSTLLLQVANKLSYSLPRILYVSAEESGQQVKLRASRLDVADTKTAAANNGKQNGKSPHKKDNNLYVMPETDLEEILRELESLKPQVAVIDSIQTLHFAALTSSPGSVAQVRECTSALMQVGKRENITLLIVGHVTKEGAIAGPRVLEHLVDTVLYFEGDRYASHRLLRSVKNRFGATHEIGIFEMAEGGLVEVDNPSELFLGNRDEASPGTSIVVACEGTRPLVVEIQALVSPTSYTSPRRSTTGIDYNRLQQILAVLEKRVGVPLSKLDAYVASVGGLGVGEPAADLGVAIAIVASFRDRVVDPRTVLIGEVGLGGQVRLVSQMELRLKEAAKLGFKKAIVPKGQSLPDDIGLEIIPISKVIDAIIAAIPSERSGDFPVVAEEYPE; encoded by the coding sequence ATGGCTAAAGCAAAACAAATATATGTCTGCAATAATTGTGCGGCTGAATACAGCCAGTGGTTCGGCTTGTGTAAAGAATGTAACGAGTTCGGCACTATTTCTGAAGAACCAGTTGAAATTGCTTCGGGCGGAGGGGGATACAGCAGAGGAGGATGGCAGTCTGGGACTCGTTCTAATAACAAGATATCTGGAACAGCAAAGCCTAGAGCCTCTCTAAAATTTTCGGAAATTAACAACGACGTTCAAGAACGATTTCCTTCAGGGTATGCAGAATTCGATCGCGTCTTAGGCGGAGGTGTTGTTCCTGGTTCTCTAGTTCTGATTGGTGGAGATCCAGGGATTGGTAAATCGACTTTGCTATTGCAGGTAGCGAATAAATTATCCTATAGTTTACCCCGAATTCTTTATGTTTCGGCAGAGGAGTCTGGACAACAGGTAAAATTAAGAGCCTCTCGTTTGGATGTAGCAGATACTAAAACAGCAGCGGCTAATAATGGTAAGCAAAATGGCAAGTCTCCTCATAAAAAAGACAATAATCTTTACGTAATGCCAGAAACGGATTTAGAAGAAATCTTGCGAGAACTCGAATCATTGAAGCCTCAAGTAGCGGTAATTGATAGTATTCAAACGCTACATTTTGCTGCCTTAACTTCTTCTCCTGGTTCTGTAGCGCAAGTTAGGGAATGCACCTCGGCATTAATGCAGGTAGGAAAAAGAGAAAATATTACCCTACTAATTGTCGGTCATGTTACCAAAGAAGGCGCGATCGCAGGACCGAGAGTATTAGAACACTTAGTTGATACAGTACTATATTTTGAGGGCGATCGCTATGCTTCTCATCGTCTGCTGCGCTCGGTGAAAAACCGCTTTGGCGCAACTCATGAAATCGGCATCTTTGAAATGGCTGAAGGGGGTTTAGTTGAGGTAGATAATCCCTCAGAATTATTTCTCGGTAATCGAGACGAAGCTTCCCCTGGTACATCAATCGTTGTTGCCTGCGAAGGAACTCGCCCACTTGTAGTAGAAATTCAAGCTTTAGTTAGTCCCACTAGCTATACTTCTCCCCGCCGCTCTACGACAGGAATAGATTATAACCGCCTACAGCAAATATTAGCCGTACTAGAAAAAAGAGTCGGTGTACCATTATCAAAACTTGATGCTTACGTGGCTTCGGTTGGTGGTTTAGGGGTAGGAGAACCGGCGGCGGATTTGGGAGTAGCGATCGCTATTGTCGCTAGTTTTCGCGATCGCGTAGTCGATCCTCGTACGGTTTTAATTGGCGAAGTTGGTTTAGGGGGACAGGTGCGTCTAGTTTCCCAGATGGAATTACGTTTAAAAGAAGCAGCTAAACTAGGATTTAAAAAAGCGATCGTACCTAAAGGGCAAAGCTTACCCGATGACATTGGCTTAGAAATTATTCCAATCTCTAAAGTAATTGATGCCATTATTGCTGCCATTCCTTCTGAACGCTCGGGAGATTTTCCTGTAGTTGCTGAAGAATACCCTGAGTAA
- a CDS encoding response regulator transcription factor, giving the protein METNKEKILVVDDEASIRRILETRLSMIGYDVVTAADGEEALETFRTAEPSLVVLDVMMPKLDGYGVCQELRKESDIPIIMLTALGDVADRITGLELGADDYVVKPFSPKELEARIRSVLRRVEKNGAPGIPSSGVIHVGSIKIDTNKRQVYKGDERIRLTGMEFSLLELLVSRSGEPFSRSEILQEVWGYTPERHVDTRVVDVHISRLRAKLEDDPSNPELILTARGTGYLFQRILEAGEE; this is encoded by the coding sequence TTGGAAACTAATAAAGAAAAAATTTTAGTCGTGGACGATGAGGCTAGCATCCGTCGCATTTTAGAAACTCGTCTTTCCATGATTGGCTACGATGTAGTTACCGCTGCCGATGGCGAAGAAGCTTTAGAAACTTTTCGTACTGCTGAACCTAGTTTGGTAGTTCTGGATGTAATGATGCCTAAGCTAGATGGCTATGGTGTTTGTCAAGAATTGCGCAAGGAATCAGATATTCCTATTATAATGCTCACTGCTTTGGGAGACGTTGCCGATCGCATCACTGGTTTGGAATTAGGTGCAGATGATTATGTCGTTAAGCCTTTCTCTCCTAAAGAATTAGAAGCCAGAATTCGCTCCGTACTGCGCCGAGTTGAGAAAAATGGCGCGCCTGGCATTCCCAGTTCGGGAGTAATTCACGTTGGTTCGATCAAGATTGATACCAACAAACGTCAAGTATACAAAGGTGATGAACGTATTCGCCTTACAGGAATGGAATTTAGTTTGCTAGAGCTATTGGTTAGCCGTTCAGGTGAACCTTTCTCCCGTTCAGAAATCTTACAGGAAGTATGGGGTTACACTCCTGAGCGTCATGTAGACACCCGCGTAGTCGATGTGCATATCTCTCGTCTACGTGCCAAGTTAGAAGACGATCCCAGCAATCCCGAACTAATCCTTACTGCTAGAGGTACTGGCTACTTATTTCAACGCATCCTAGAAGCAGGGGAAGAATAA
- a CDS encoding aldo/keto reductase: protein MQSTKELILATMGCGTWAWGNRLLWGYDESMDSQLQQVFNLCVSNGVTLFDTGDSYGTGKLNGQSEKLLGRFEREYLGVNKEQICLATKLAAYPWRLTSKSMIKAGFASVQRMGRVDLAQMHWSTANYFPWQEWQLLDGLADLYEQGVIKGIGLSNYGTKRLIKVHQKFSDRQIPIASLQVQYSLLSTYPVNDLGIKDTCDELGIKLIAYSPLCLGVLTGKYSHPSTYPKGLRGLLFKRLVPEAKPLLNCLSAIAQYRNKTMAQVAINWCIAKGAIPIPGAKNLKQAQENIAAKDWLLDAGEVAELDCTAAKINKPMVQNVFQTR, encoded by the coding sequence ATGCAAAGTACTAAAGAACTAATCTTAGCCACAATGGGCTGCGGGACATGGGCGTGGGGTAACCGTCTGTTGTGGGGTTATGACGAGAGTATGGACAGTCAATTACAGCAGGTGTTTAATCTTTGCGTTAGTAATGGAGTAACTCTGTTTGATACTGGTGATTCTTATGGTACAGGTAAACTCAACGGTCAGAGCGAAAAGCTGTTAGGAAGATTTGAGCGGGAATATTTGGGAGTGAATAAAGAGCAGATTTGTCTGGCAACTAAATTAGCTGCTTATCCCTGGCGGTTAACTTCAAAGTCGATGATAAAAGCAGGATTTGCCTCCGTACAACGGATGGGTAGAGTAGATCTAGCACAGATGCACTGGTCAACGGCTAATTATTTTCCTTGGCAAGAATGGCAGCTATTGGATGGTTTGGCAGATTTATACGAACAGGGGGTAATTAAAGGTATAGGACTATCTAACTATGGTACGAAGAGATTGATTAAAGTTCACCAGAAATTTAGCGATCGCCAAATTCCGATTGCTAGCTTACAGGTACAGTATTCTCTGCTCTCTACTTATCCCGTAAATGATTTGGGCATCAAAGACACCTGCGATGAATTGGGAATAAAATTAATTGCCTATAGTCCTTTATGTTTGGGTGTTCTAACTGGAAAATATTCCCATCCTAGTACCTATCCTAAAGGTTTACGAGGCTTGCTGTTCAAAAGATTAGTTCCTGAGGCCAAACCGTTGTTGAACTGTTTGAGTGCGATCGCGCAATACCGTAATAAAACGATGGCTCAAGTGGCTATTAATTGGTGCATTGCCAAGGGTGCAATTCCGATTCCTGGAGCAAAAAATCTCAAACAAGCACAAGAAAATATTGCAGCTAAGGATTGGTTACTAGACGCAGGCGAAGTGGCAGAATTAGACTGTACAGCAGCAAAAATAAATAAGCCAATGGTGCAGAATGTTTTTCAAACTCGCTAA